DNA sequence from the Paraburkholderia hospita genome:
CCGCCGATGTTCGCGTCGATAGTGGCCGAACACAAAGATGGCCGCGAACAGCAGGACCGCCGAACCTATGACCGTACCGAGCCAGGCTTCATCCATCCTCCACCTCCTGCAATTTGCTATGACCTTGCCACACCGGTATTGACACGCGAGCTATCGCTTCGCAGCCGCCGATACCGGCTCGATCGCGCGCTTCGTATTTTTTGATCCGGCCGCAGCGGCCGTATCGAAGCCACTTCTGGCGGCTTCGGCCGCCTGCTGGCTGGTTTTCTGTACGGTTTCGACCAGTGTATTGGCCGCCTTGATCGCGGAATCCAGCGCGGACATGGCGGCCTCCGAGCCCGCCGGCGCGTTTTTGGCGACATCCTCCACCACCGACTGTACCTGGCGGCTGTACGCTTCGAATTGCGTCTGCGCAACTTTCGCGAATTCGGCCTGCGTCGACCACACGATGTCAAACAGTTGCCGGTTGTAGCTTTGCATCTTGTCGGCCGTCGGCGCTGCGAGGCTGTCCTGCAGCGCAAGCCAGTCCTGCGGCTCCTTCACGGAAAGCGCCTTCTGCGCCAGATCAAACGTGTCTCCCAGTGTCGAGCGGGTCACCTGCATGTTCAGTGCAGCCAGTTTCTCAATGCCTTCGACGACCTTTTCGCCCAGGCCGAACAGGATGTCGAGGTTGGCCTTGCGCGTTGCTGCTACCTGTTCCGGGGTCAGCATGATGAAAACTCCTGTAAGTGCGATCCGCGCAAAGGCTGCGCCGCCGAGGGCGGACCACAACGGGGACGGCGGGATCGCGTGAAAAGATGGACCTGCGCGACACGAGGCATGGACAGATGGTTCGCCTAACGGTCAAACGGTGAACGGGGCGAACAATATGTCCCGGATGTCCACCGCCACCGAAGTCCGCCGACGTGTGCGCGACGTCGTCAAGGTGTGACGCCAGTGCGACTCCGGGACCGAACTCGCCGACGGCTACTGCCTAACGTTTTCGGGCAACGGCCTGAAGCAATGAATCGCCGTCGCGGGTGAGGCGCGGACGCTGGTGTCCGGACGCGAGCTGTTCCAGCGCGACCAGTTGCTGATCCAGCAGGGTGTCGAGTTCTTCGCGGTTCAGCTCGATCTGGTCAGGTGCGGCCTTGACCAGCATCAGCGTAGCGAATTCGTGAGGGCTGAGCATGCATGTCTCTCCATTATCTGGATTAACGTTCTCACGACGCATCAATTACCAGTGACGCGCCATGCGCCGTCGATATTTGGCATTCATTCCAGTTTCTTATATCCGGCATTGCGAATTCGGTCTTCAAAGCCGGATCCAAATGTTAAGTCCGAATGAGGGGCAAGACCAGATGAAAATAATGTATGAAGGTCGCATCGCGATAGGAAGGCGGGTTTGTCCGTCGCCATGCAAGTGGTTGAAATGTGTTCTCAGCCGGCCGCTCGGGTGTTGACCGGAATTTGTCCTCAAGCTTTTAAGCGATGTAACCAGACTAAACAACCGCTGCGCAAACGCCTTTCCGATGCAACACGAGTTAAATCAACTGCTGGCTGACTTAAATAATAATACCTTTTCTGTTAGCATGATTCTCATTATCAAAACGTCAACTTCAAGAGCTAATATATACTCTCCGAAAAATCCACGGGCAATACTGGGCGCAAATAGGAAATCTGGCAGACCATGACCTCTCAACATGAACGTACGGGCGTCACCCCGGGCCTGACCGTGCGCGCTGCCGCCGGCCAGTTGAGGATTTTGCCCGTCTGGCAGGCGCTGGGACCGCATGCCGCACAGGCTACGCGGACCAGGGTTCACTGCAGCAGTAAGCGCAACGTCGACGAAATGACGGTCATGTTCGAGGCTGTTGCAACTTCCGAACTGCGCGAAGTCGCCCGGCGGCTGAACGCCCAGTCCTGGGTCGTGGCGACCTCGCTTCATACCTTAACCGCCGACTCATCCACTGTACGGTGAGGACGGTGGCGAACCGCTCGTATCGGAGATGTCCTGGCAACAAGCCAACAGACCCGTGCGAGACCCCACGCCGGACCAAAGTCATCCAATACTCGCCGAACAGCGTAGCCACAAAATGGCGTTGTCGGCACATATGTTTGTTTATGCGCGGCAGCGCAACCCGCTTCTATGGCTGGCTTGACGCCCAAGGCGCAAGATCGTTTCGGATGGCCCGGCGGTCTGGATTTCTGGGGATGTCATATCGGCAATCTAGTCCGATCGCCAACGCTGCAGGGGAAACTGAATCAGTTGAGACTGGAGGGGGGGTCGCGAGACCGGGAAAATCGAAATCGTGAGACTGCCCGAACTCGGTCGCCAACGGCGGCAAGCGATCGTCAATGCCTTCCTCGCCAACGGATCGGCAAACTGAAAGCACCGTCGTTCAGTTCAGCGTGAATCCGCCGCGTGGTCTGAAAAGCGCCCTCTCTGTTACGCCGCGTTTCGCATTCCGTACGCAACGACGCGTAATGACGACGTAGCCTTGGCTAGTGCGGGGGTGAAAGGCGGTTAAAGCGCTTCCACAATTTCTTCAATGTCTGATGATCGGCAGCGACGCGTGAGGCGAGAAAGCCTCGCGCAAAGGCTGCGCCGGAAGCCGTCTCAGGCGAAGTTCGCGGCAGCGCCTTCAGAAGCTGGTCGGCGACAACGGCATCGTTGCGCCAGCCCAGATCATCCTGAAGCGCGGTCAGCGCCTCGACATAATGTTGGACGGCCCGCCTGCGGCACAGCGAGGCGAAGAACTCGCTGGCGTATCGGACTTTCTTCGCCGCGATGCGGGCGCGGTGACGACGGTGATCGTCAAGATCGGCCAGGCCCTTGCCACGTTTGATCAGTTTCCTGTGCCGACGACGCAGCACCTGAGCGGCGAACTGCCGGGCAGGCGTGCCAATGGCGTCGCGCTGTTCCTCGGACATCCCGTCTTGCCAGCCTTTCCGGGTCAACCATGACGCGAGCTGCAGAGAGAGCCGCGTGTAGCGAACCGACTCGACGGCGGCGGCCGCGCGCTGCCGGTTGTTGACGGCAATCTGCTTGCACGCCTGACGGACGGGCAGGATTTCGTCCGGATTGCCGTTCGCGCCGGCATGTTCGAGCGTCGATCCCGCGAGTACCTCCCAGTCGCGCGCAGCGCCGAGTTCCGATGCGATCCAGCGTAACTCCTCGTCAAGGCCGGGGAAGGCTGGAATAACGTTCGCAAACAGGTCGAGGGCCGAGTGCAAACGGCGAAGCCCCACGCGCATCTGATGGACGCTCGACGGATCGTGGCCGGACACGACGCCGCGTTCATTCGCGTGAACCTGGTCCAGACAGTTGCGCGCGATTTTGCAAAATGCGTCCTCGACAGAATCGCGCTTGTTCAGTTGCACCGGTTGCGCCTTGACCGCGTCGCCGTGCTCGGCCACGAGCAGTTCGTAACCGAGATCGGCCTTGCTGAGATGGTCGATGCGCAGCGGCACGGCTTCGAGCAGTTCCAGCGCAATGTTGTACAGACTTGCTGGCGTGCCCTGTTTCAGTTCCAGTTCCACAGCCGCGATCGGCACCGAGCCCGAGTCCGCGTCGATGGTCCCCTCGTCAAGCGCAACCTCAAGTTCGTCGCCAGACGGCAAGCGCAATGGAATAGCGGAGCGATTGATCCGCGTGACGAATACGGGCTTCAGCCGGGCCGCAGTGGCCTCGTCACGGATCAGCCTGCTGCAGTCAGTATCAGCGGATATCTGGTCCTGCAGCAACGTCAGATCGGGCGTGTCGCCATCGACGGGCATCTCGAACTCGTCCCTGTCAAACAGGCCGGCCTGCACCGATCCTTCCAGCTTCAACGTCTGGAGTCGCTCGTTGCCGACGGCACGCACGCGCAGCGAGGCCTTGCACCAGTGAAAGGCTAGCTCGGGAGTATCGAAATACGTGCTTGTCAGCAGCTTGGGAGTGGCGGCTGCGCCTTTGGATTGCGCAAGCAAAGGCGCGTGACGCAACTTCTCAAGATCTTCGATAGGGACTCGCAGTTTCAGCTCCCGCTCCATACCGCCTCCCATTTGTGTGCCGGGGTATCAGCCTACACCGTAACAGCGGGATTGCACGTCGGGAGTGCGGCTCGCTGGCGAGCGCGACGCGTGACCGTCGATGCCAGACGTCGCGCTTCGCCTTCATCGCAAACAGAACTCTGCGCGTACCTGACTGGAGTCCGCAGCAAAGCCGCGGTTCGAGTGTCCGTGCGGATGGCGGGACCAAAGGCCGGGACTGGCCGAACTGCGCCCGACCGATGAAGCTTACTTCGTGATGCTGCCTGCGATTAAAACTGCAGCGTGACGTGCGGCAAACTACACTTTAAATCTCGCCGCGACTGTCTGAACGAACGGGGCTACCTCCAAGCAATTTAATGCCGTCGGGTAGACGGACGGTTTGTTCCTCCAGGGGTGAGGGGAAAGCGCGATGGCGTTACCGTCCGCCAAGTTTGGTTCTAGCTCAACCAGTTCGCGCGTAGCGCAGGTACGCTGCTTGGCGCAAAGGATGCATCCTTTTTAAGGAGGTGGATCATGGGATCAATCAACCCTCAAGGCGGTACCCAAAGAGGGGCTGGCATCGTGGGCGGTGGTATCGGCGAAGGGCCGGGACCGGACATCATGGCCGCAGCGACGCTCGATGGAAACAAAGTAATGTCCTCAGACGGCGAACACGTGGGAAAGATCTCCGACATCATGCTGGACGTCCGGAACGGGCGCATCGCCTATGCCGTGCTGTCTGAGGGAGGCTTCCTCGGGATGGGGGCCAACCTGCATGCAATTCCGTGGAGCGCGCTGACTCTCGATACGGACGCGAAGTGCTTCGTCGTCGACATTGCGGCGCAGCGTCTGAAGGACGACCCGGGTTTCCACAAGGACCATTGGCCCACAATGGCAGATCCGAAGTGGGGAGCGGCGACGCACAGCTACTACAACCGGCAGCCGTACTGGTCGGCAACTCAGGGCGTGGTGGAAAGTGACCCTGACATCAGGCCGAGCGAGCACTGAAAACACTACTGGCTATCCCGGGCGGATGGTTAGGTTGACCCCGGCGCCACCTCTACGGCTGCTTTCAGGGTAGAGCGGGCGGTGACCGATGGCCTGATTGGCGCATTTGGCGACGGGACGCTGGACCCACTGGAGCCGGCTGTTGGCACAACCGGACAACGATCATGGGAGCCGCAATGGGTTGTGGGCCTTGCCATTGCGGCAGCCCCTTGGGGCTCGCCACATGCGGCGCCAAAGTTGGCAAGTTCTATAAATAAAAATCTGCCACTCCTCGATCGACTGCAGAACACGGGCACAGCGCCATGCCAACTGGCTCAGGCGCACGGGGCTGGCAACCTTGCGGATCTCCGGCAGCGTTGTGCCGTCCGAAAAATGGAAATCGCGAGCGATGACCTGCTGTCGTCGCAGATGTTCGCGCAGGCCTTGGTGCGGCCGGCCGCCGCTGGCGATGGCACGCTCGAGTTCGGCGACTTTTGCGCGCACCCGGTCGAGGTGCGCTTCAGAGGTGCTGCTCAGCGAGTTTGCGACGGGCCTCGACGTCCAGCTTGGAGCTCTCTGCTCGCGTCATTTTTACCCTTTCACGCCCCGGACGCTTGATCGATGGTACGCCGCACGGCTGTCGACGCAGCGGACGTGGCGTCGTCGAAATCGCGTTCGGCGACTGTCACCGCTTCCTGACCCGTTTTTTGTAGGGTTTCGTACAGCGTGTTGGTGGTGTTGATCACCGACTGCCACGCTGCGATCGCGGCTTCGGAGCCCACCGGCGCGCTCTTGGCCAAGTCCTCGACGAGCGTTTGCACCCAGCGGTTATGCACTTCATGCTGCGCCTGCGCGACCCGTGCGAACTCAGCCTGAGTGGCCGATGAGATGTCGAACAGATGACGGCCGTATGCGTGCATTTTTTCCGCGATCGGTGCGGTGAAGCTCAGTTGCAACGCGAACCACTCTCGCGGGTCCCTAGCGGACAGCGCCTTGCCTGCGCTGTCCTGCGCTTCGGCCAGCGTCGTCTTGATGACTTGCAGATTCAGTTCGGCCAGTTTCTCGACGCCCTCGACAATCTTGTTGGTCAAACCACAAAAGGTATCGAGGTTGACTTTCTGGGCTGCGGCGACCTGCTCGGGGCTCACCGGAGTATGTAACTGTTTTTTTAGATCGGAAAGTTCAGCATGAATTGAGGTTACTGCGCTTTGCACGCTCGCATCTACATCAGTCGCATGTTGACACGCTTTCTCTGCGCGGTCGCCGACCTGCTCAAGATCCTCTACCCATTGAAGCAAGCGATTTTCGTCTTTTGACTCGATTATTTTTTTCGCCATCTCGGACTGTTTATCCAGCTGATCAACGCAGTCCAGGAGGTCTTTAGGTAGCTTGGTGTCGGCGTGACAGGCCGCCGACGCTTTCTCAATGATTTTCTCTAGATGGGTGAAACGCTTTTGGATTTCACTAGCTTGTAGCATGATGAAACTCCTCTTCGAAGGTGGTTCCAAGGTGAGTTCGGGCGCGGTTTTGCCCGGATCCCTGGCGCTGTCAGTCTCGCCTGCTTGAACGGGTTGGCATCACCTGTACTGCGGCATGCTGTTACTGCGGTTCTTAGCCAATCGACGAGTGGCCGGACCTGTTTACTATAGATGCATGTCCGCGTCCTCAAATGGCTGACGCTCGTCCTGTTTGCCCACGTCGGCGTCGTGTTCGCGGTCCAGATTCCATGGATGACCATGGCGATCCGGACCGTGTTTCCGCATCTGTCGTGGAATGGCGGCTACGTCACGACCGTCGTCGCGGCATTCGGTACGACGATCAGCCGGAACCTGTTTTTTTTCTGGCAAGCCTCGCAGGAAGTCGAGGAGCTACGGGCACGACATGGGCAGCGTGCGCTCACGCGTGCGCCGTCTCAAGGCGCGTCAAATCTGAAACGGATCAAACCTGATCGCGTTCTTTATCGTTCTCGCCACGGCCGCGACCCTGCACGCGCATCACATTACCGATATCGAAACGTCGTTACAGGCGCGCTTCTGCGCTCAGACCGATCGCCGGGGGTTTGCGTTCCTGTTGTTCAGTATTCGCATCATCGGCACCGGGCTGCTTGCACTACCGGTCCGGGCCGGTTCTGCGGCCTATGCGATGGTAGGAACGTTCGAGTGGAAAAGCCGCCTGGAACTGGCGCCGAAGCTTGCCAAGAAGTTCTACGGATCACAGTCGCCTGTCGAAAGTCGGCCCTTCCCTCGCGAGCGGACATCCCAAGTGGGCGCCCCCGAACAACGACACCATGACCGAACAAAAGCGCTCGCGCGGTGCCCGTTTTGCGGCGCTGTTCCAAAGCCGGCGCACGGAGACCAGACCATCTGCATAGCGGAGCGGTTTCGAGGGTTCCGTGCCCGGTGCCTTATCCGGATCTGTTGTCGCACCACTGGATCGCCCAACGCTGCGCCGCTTCGATAGCGTCCGCGTCGGAGGGATAGTCGCCGAGATCGCCCGAATATTTCACTTCGACAGCATCTCCGGCCGCCGAGGTGCGCTGGTAGATCTTTGCGCGGGCGTAGTAACGGCCGCCTTCATCAAGAGGCGACGCGTCGATGTGAAACCCCTTGTAGTCGAACTGCATAGCCGTCTCCGAAAAGGTGCTCTACTCGTCGTCGCGCTGGATAAGCTGCGGGCGCCCCGCCGCGTCTGGACCTACGTTCACCAGTCTGTTTCGGTGGTCACGGTCGCGACAAATGAAAAAAATCCTCTTTCGTCGGTTTGGGGTTCGACCTCGTCGAGCAGTTCCGGCATGTCCACATGGCTATCTCCGCCGCCGTTTTCGCCGCTTCGGCGGTTGCCGAGGTTCTGAAGGTCGGCGCGGCAACTCAGGAATCCTGTTCTTTAAGCAACTTGTTAGCAAGGGCGCGCGCTGCATCTCGAGCCTGGTCCTCGTGCGCGAAGTCCATTTCGGTTTCTTGCGGATCGTCGGATTCGGGTTCCGCTCCAACTTCTCGCAGATGAACGATTCCGCGATAAGAGCCTGTAACAGTCTTCATCACGCGAACTCGGGCGATGTGCGTGTGAGTTGCGTAGATTTCATCTTCCACGACGATCTCCCATTCGCCCTCAAAGGATGGCGGACGCCGTTGAAAACGCAGCCCCACCCTGGGTTTTTCGCAAAACATGGACGTCCAAGGCGATCATTTTCCTGTTCATGACGCAGGATGCGCTGGACCGGTTCCGCAACAGCGAAGGCTGAGCAGCGGGGGTTGACGCGACGGTCGCCGTCGTCAAGATCGGGGCGAACGGCAATATCGATACGTCAACGGCGACCGCGCCGGTCGAGGCCTTCGTGCTGACCAATGCCGGCTTGATGGCCGGTGTCTAACTGGAAGGCACCAAGGTCACACGGCTGAAGATCCGAGCGCCATCCGGCCCGCCCCGGCCCGGATCGCGTTCGCATCCGGTCATCGGGGTCCCGCCGTACGCGGGGTCAACGACGCGAAGCAGGATGGGCGCGATCAGGGCGAGGCGTATCTGAATTCAGGTAACGCCTTCAGGGAATCCCGGGTCGCGCCTGGCAGACGCATCTGTTTGTCGGCGACCTGCAGCCCGGCAAAGGGCACCGCGATCAGGTGGGTACCGAGGCCGAGAAAGCCGCCGACCGACAGGATCGCGTACGTCACGTTATCCTTCGGACTCACAATCAGATCGTCAATCGTTCCGATCGCGTCCCGGCTTTCGTTGTACACGGTCGAGCCGATGACTTTCGAGGCCCGAAAACCGGACGCCACCTGGATGACATCGACTCGCCTCGCGGTGATCGACTGTGCCGTCCCTTGGGCCCGCAGGGTGCTGGTGGCAAACGCGGTGGCGAGCATAACGGCGCAGACGGCGATCGCGTACTTCATATCAACCTCGCTACGTGTCAGACAGGCAACGCGCTGGAGCGACAGGGCTGCAGTCGTAATCGTGTCAGGCGCGGCAAAAGCGATCCTCCTTGCTGCCCACGCTCCTGTCATTCCATGTTAGCGCGTCATTGCAGCGACCGGACAATTTGTTTGCGCATCGCGGCGTCAACAGGGCGCGCTTCGGCGCCCGGACGATCAGGCACGCTGTTTGCGCATGTTCTGAGCCTGCACGGCAACGGGCACGCAACCCCATCCATGAACCAGTTTTGCATCGGAGGCCGGCCATGAACAAGGATCAGGTAAAGGGTGTGGCTGAGAAGGTCAAAGGCAAGGTGAATGAGACCATCGGCCGCGCAACGGGCGACCGGAAACAGGAAGTCAAGGGCGATGTCCAGCAGGCGGCTGGCGAAACACGCAAGAAGGCAGGCGACGTCAAGGAAGCCGTCAAGGACACGACCAGAAAGCCGGTCTGAAGCAGGGTTGCGTCGCGCTTCCGCTAGCATGCGGTCTGCGCGAAGCACCTGAATGGAGACGCCTGATGCGTATCGCGCAGATCGCGCCGTTGCACGAAGCGGTTCCGCCAAAGCTGTATGGCGGTACGGAACGCGTGGTGTCTTATCTCACCGAGGCGCTCGTCGGCCTGGGACACGATGTGACGCTGTTCGCAAGCGGGGATTCGCAGACAGGCGCGCGCCTCGAGCCGGCATGGCCCCACTCGCTGCGGCTCGATCCGGGAATTGGCGACACGTTTGCCCCGCACGTGGT
Encoded proteins:
- a CDS encoding PRC-barrel domain-containing protein — encoded protein: MKYAIAVCAVMLATAFATSTLRAQGTAQSITARRVDVIQVASGFRASKVIGSTVYNESRDAIGTIDDLIVSPKDNVTYAILSVGGFLGLGTHLIAVPFAGLQVADKQMRLPGATRDSLKALPEFRYASP
- a CDS encoding phasin family protein gives rise to the protein MSPEQVAAAQKVNLDTFCGLTNKIVEGVEKLAELNLQVIKTTLAEAQDSAGKALSARDPREWFALQLSFTAPIAEKMHAYGRHLFDISSATQAEFARVAQAQHEVHNRWVQTLVEDLAKSAPVGSEAAIAAWQSVINTTNTLYETLQKTGQEAVTVAERDFDDATSAASTAVRRTIDQASGA
- a CDS encoding CsbD family protein yields the protein MNKDQVKGVAEKVKGKVNETIGRATGDRKQEVKGDVQQAAGETRKKAGDVKEAVKDTTRKPV
- the phaP gene encoding TIGR01841 family phasin (Members of this family are phasins (small proteins associated with inclusions such as PHA granules). Note that several different families of phasins have been named PhaP despite very little sequence similarity to each other.), with translation MLTPEQVAATRKANLDILFGLGEKVVEGIEKLAALNMQVTRSTLGDTFDLAQKALSVKEPQDWLALQDSLAAPTADKMQSYNRQLFDIVWSTQAEFAKVAQTQFEAYSRQVQSVVEDVAKNAPAGSEAAMSALDSAIKAANTLVETVQKTSQQAAEAARSGFDTAAAAGSKNTKRAIEPVSAAAKR
- a CDS encoding PRC-barrel domain-containing protein encodes the protein MGSINPQGGTQRGAGIVGGGIGEGPGPDIMAAATLDGNKVMSSDGEHVGKISDIMLDVRNGRIAYAVLSEGGFLGMGANLHAIPWSALTLDTDAKCFVVDIAAQRLKDDPGFHKDHWPTMADPKWGAATHSYYNRQPYWSATQGVVESDPDIRPSEH
- a CDS encoding CYTH and CHAD domain-containing protein, whose protein sequence is MERELKLRVPIEDLEKLRHAPLLAQSKGAAATPKLLTSTYFDTPELAFHWCKASLRVRAVGNERLQTLKLEGSVQAGLFDRDEFEMPVDGDTPDLTLLQDQISADTDCSRLIRDEATAARLKPVFVTRINRSAIPLRLPSGDELEVALDEGTIDADSGSVPIAAVELELKQGTPASLYNIALELLEAVPLRIDHLSKADLGYELLVAEHGDAVKAQPVQLNKRDSVEDAFCKIARNCLDQVHANERGVVSGHDPSSVHQMRVGLRRLHSALDLFANVIPAFPGLDEELRWIASELGAARDWEVLAGSTLEHAGANGNPDEILPVRQACKQIAVNNRQRAAAAVESVRYTRLSLQLASWLTRKGWQDGMSEEQRDAIGTPARQFAAQVLRRRHRKLIKRGKGLADLDDHRRHRARIAAKKVRYASEFFASLCRRRAVQHYVEALTALQDDLGWRNDAVVADQLLKALPRTSPETASGAAFARGFLASRVAADHQTLKKLWKRFNRLSPPH